Below is a genomic region from Acuticoccus sp. I52.16.1.
GGCGACACCGAGCGCACGCTGGCCTGAGGCGGATGACGATGCGCCCGCCCCACACCATCCTCTACCAGCTCGTGGCACCGATGGAGGTGACGGCGGGCCCGGAGGAGATCGAGCGGCGGCGCGCCTTCCTGGAGCGCTACGCCGCCGCCGGCACCGCCATCGACGTGCGCTCCGTCGCACGCGGCACCGCCGGAATCGAGAGCCACTACGACGCCGCGCTGGTGGTCCCCCACCTCATCGACAGCATCGAGGGGGCGGGGGCGGACGCAGTCATCGTCGGCTGCTTCTCCGACCCCGGCCTCGACCCGGTGCGCGAACGCCTCGACGTTCCCGTGATCGGTCCGGGCGAGGCGGCGATGGCGCTCGCCCTCCAGCTCGGCGACCGCTTCTCGGTCATCTCGCCGGGTGATGCCAACCCGGCCCGTGTCCAGGCTCGCGTGCGCCATCTCGGCCTGTCGGAGCGGTACGCCTCGTGCCGCGGCATGGGGCTTCGCGTGCCCGAGCTCGCCAACCGCGTGCCCGGCGCCCTGGAGCGGATCGAGACCACGGCGCGCGCCTGTCTCGACGACGGCGCCGACGTTCTCGTGCTCGGGTGCATGAGCATGGCGTTCCTCGGCCTCTCGGACGAGTTGCAGGCGCGGCTCGGCGTTCCGATCGTCAACCCCGTCGTCGCCGGCCTGAAGACGGCCGAGGCGATGCTCTCCCACGGCATCACGCAAAGCCGCCGCACTTGGCCGACGCCGCCGGACAAGCCGCTGCTCGACCGCGCGAGCCGCCTCGAAACCACACAGACAACGTGAGGGGACCACTGCAATGAAGACTTCGTTATTGGCGAGTGTCGCGCTCGCCGCGACGCTCATGGCGGGCTGGCCAGCGGGCGCCATGGCCCAGGAGGCACCGTCCGAGATCGTCTGGGGCGACACCCTGCCCAAGGGCCTCGACCCGCATGTCGTCTACGACGTGCCGATGCAGTTCATCCTGCTCAACAACTACGACGGCCTGTTCCGCTACGTCGGCAACCCGCCCGAGCTGGAGCCGTGGCTCGCCGAAGGCTACGAGGTCAGCGACGACGCCCTCACCTGGACGATCTCGCTGAAGCCGGACGTCACCTTCCACGACGGCAGCGCGCTGACCGCCGACGACGTGGTCTATTCGTTCAAGCGCCTGCTGGAGATGGGCCAGGGCCCCTCGGGCGCGTTCAAGCCGGTTCTGAAGCCGGAGAACGTGACCAAGGTCGACGATCTCACCGTGCAGTTCGTCCTCGACGCACCGTACACGCCGTTCCTCGCCGCGCTGCCGCTGGTCGCGATCGTCAACGAGGACCTCGTCAAGGAGAACGAGAAGGACGGCGACTGGGGCGCCGAATGGCTCGCCTCCAACGAGGCCGGCTCCGGCGCCTACTCGATCGACCCGTCGACGTATCGTCCGCAAGAGAACGTGGACATGATGCGCTTCGAGGATCACTTCTACGGCTGGGACGACAACGAGAACCCGGTCGACATCGTGCGCGCCGCGCCGGTGAAGGAGACCTCGACCCGCGTGCTGGCGCTGATGCGCGGCGATATCGACGCCACCGACTCCTACCTGCCGACCGATCAGGTCGAGCGGGTCGAGAAGGCGGACGGCGTGCATGTGGCGCAGGACGAGTCCATGCGCGTCATGCTCATCCGCATGAACAACCAGCGCGCGCCGTTCGACAACAAGAACTTCCGCAAGTGCGTCAGCCATGCCTTCCAGTATGACGGGTTCATCTCGATCATCCTGAAGGACTACGCGATCCGCAACGCGGGCCCGATCCCCAACAACCTGTGGGGCGCGCCGGCCGACCTCGAGCCCTACGGCTACGATATCGAGAAGGCCAAAGAGTACTGCGACGCCGCGCGGGCCGAAGGCGCCGACCTCGACCGGCCGATGGAGATCCAGATCCAGTCGGCGCTCGACCAGACGACGCAGTCGGCGCAGCTTCTCCAGGCCGGCTTCCAGGAACTGGGCCTGACGCTGAACCTCGTCCCGTCCACCTGGGCGCAGCTCACCACCGACGCCGCCTCCGCCGAGACGACGCCGGACATGTGGGTCCACTGGGTCTCCACCTATTTCGTCGACCCGGAGAACTGGATCGGCCAGATGTACGACAGCCAGTTCCACGGCACCTGGAAGGCCTCGTCCTGGTACCAGAACGACAAGGTGGACGCGCTGCTGCGTGAGGCCCGCGCCGAGACCGACCAGGCCAAGCGCGCCACCCTCT
It encodes:
- a CDS encoding ABC transporter substrate-binding protein, producing MKTSLLASVALAATLMAGWPAGAMAQEAPSEIVWGDTLPKGLDPHVVYDVPMQFILLNNYDGLFRYVGNPPELEPWLAEGYEVSDDALTWTISLKPDVTFHDGSALTADDVVYSFKRLLEMGQGPSGAFKPVLKPENVTKVDDLTVQFVLDAPYTPFLAALPLVAIVNEDLVKENEKDGDWGAEWLASNEAGSGAYSIDPSTYRPQENVDMMRFEDHFYGWDDNENPVDIVRAAPVKETSTRVLALMRGDIDATDSYLPTDQVERVEKADGVHVAQDESMRVMLIRMNNQRAPFDNKNFRKCVSHAFQYDGFISIILKDYAIRNAGPIPNNLWGAPADLEPYGYDIEKAKEYCDAARAEGADLDRPMEIQIQSALDQTTQSAQLLQAGFQELGLTLNLVPSTWAQLTTDAASAETTPDMWVHWVSTYFVDPENWIGQMYDSQFHGTWKASSWYQNDKVDALLREARAETDQAKRATLYEEASRIVVDDAVDVWIYNTVQLRGLSDKVEGYKFSPVGSGGDIRWISMAE
- a CDS encoding aspartate/glutamate racemase family protein, producing the protein MRPPHTILYQLVAPMEVTAGPEEIERRRAFLERYAAAGTAIDVRSVARGTAGIESHYDAALVVPHLIDSIEGAGADAVIVGCFSDPGLDPVRERLDVPVIGPGEAAMALALQLGDRFSVISPGDANPARVQARVRHLGLSERYASCRGMGLRVPELANRVPGALERIETTARACLDDGADVLVLGCMSMAFLGLSDELQARLGVPIVNPVVAGLKTAEAMLSHGITQSRRTWPTPPDKPLLDRASRLETTQTT